A portion of the Adhaeribacter radiodurans genome contains these proteins:
- a CDS encoding DUF922 domain-containing protein produces the protein MLIQILLVLLFWIKGDNSHSFVLVNSNFDTSKKIVNSSIDWSSNRRLTWDDFQKEVDVNDPLHALASTNIGVQATCKNNQMVFDVKCQFAINESWSKNKNSEELLQHEQLHFDLTEVYARLLRQKLSQQKSLCTGDKTRFKAVVNKVFADWQKAQQRYDTESKHGLDDIKQAYWTKTVASQLESLIAFASDATDKSTASF, from the coding sequence ATGCTAATCCAAATTTTACTTGTGCTCTTATTCTGGATAAAGGGCGACAATTCCCATTCATTTGTACTAGTAAATTCCAATTTTGATACTTCCAAAAAAATAGTAAATTCTTCTATAGATTGGAGCAGTAACCGAAGGTTAACCTGGGATGATTTTCAGAAAGAAGTTGATGTAAACGATCCGCTTCATGCTTTGGCTTCTACTAATATTGGAGTGCAAGCCACCTGTAAAAACAACCAAATGGTTTTTGATGTTAAATGCCAGTTTGCTATTAATGAATCCTGGTCTAAAAACAAAAATTCCGAAGAATTACTGCAACACGAACAATTGCACTTTGATTTAACTGAAGTATATGCCCGCTTACTGCGCCAGAAACTAAGCCAGCAAAAAAGTTTATGCACCGGTGATAAAACCAGATTTAAAGCTGTAGTAAACAAAGTTTTTGCTGATTGGCAAAAAGCGCAGCAACGCTATGATACAGAATCTAAGCACGGTTTAGATGATATAAAGCAAGCATATTGGACCAAAACAGTAGCTTCGCAGCTAGAATCTCTAATTGCATTTGCTTCTGATGCTACAGATAAAAGTACGGCTAGTTTCTAA
- a CDS encoding FAD-dependent oxidoreductase has translation MKNESGNTLSIWEHGVEMPFTTSLQADMQCDVCVVGAGISGLTTAYLLSQEGKTVIVLESKEIGGGETSRTTAHLSNALDDRYYKIIKLHGEKNARLAAESHTEAIRKIEEIAKKENIDCDFERVNGYLFVQPSDSEDELDKELDACWKLGFTSVTKLKKCPVPSLSEGSVLCFPDQAHFHPTKYLAGLSKAILDKEGCLIFTHTHVQSFENNGIVRVKTEAGYTISANQVVVATNTPINDWVTIHTKQAPYRTYVIGVKILEDAVPNALYWDNSDPYHYIRLVKDHHPDANQVGQDTYNVMIVGGEDHKTGQETDERERLRCLEEWVREKFPMAGQVVYQWSGQVMEPVDYLGYIGKNPGEDNVYIVTGDSGHGMTHGTIGGILITDIIMGRTNAWEKLYSPDRVTFSGPSALEFIKENVNVAAQYKDWVTPGEIGGLEGAVPGTGKIMRKGVNKIAVYCDLNGVIHERSAVCPHLGCIVSWNNLEKSWDCPCHGSRFDPYGKVITGPALSDLGKPF, from the coding sequence ATGAAAAACGAATCTGGCAACACGTTGTCTATTTGGGAACACGGGGTAGAAATGCCTTTTACTACTAGCTTACAAGCCGATATGCAGTGCGATGTTTGCGTAGTGGGAGCAGGTATATCAGGATTAACTACCGCTTATTTACTTTCGCAAGAAGGAAAAACAGTTATTGTATTAGAGTCTAAAGAAATAGGCGGGGGCGAAACATCCCGCACCACGGCGCATCTTTCTAATGCCTTAGACGATCGTTACTATAAAATTATTAAGCTTCACGGTGAAAAAAATGCCCGTTTAGCCGCAGAAAGCCACACCGAAGCCATTCGCAAGATTGAAGAAATTGCTAAAAAAGAAAATATTGATTGTGATTTTGAACGGGTAAACGGCTATTTATTTGTGCAGCCCAGCGACTCAGAAGATGAACTGGATAAAGAACTGGATGCCTGCTGGAAACTAGGTTTTACCAGCGTTACTAAATTGAAAAAGTGCCCGGTTCCAAGTTTATCCGAAGGATCCGTTTTATGTTTTCCCGACCAAGCGCATTTCCACCCAACCAAATACCTGGCCGGATTGAGCAAAGCAATTCTGGACAAAGAAGGTTGTTTAATTTTTACGCATACCCACGTTCAATCTTTTGAAAATAATGGAATTGTCCGGGTTAAAACCGAAGCCGGATACACGATTTCTGCCAATCAGGTGGTGGTAGCAACCAACACTCCCATTAATGATTGGGTAACTATCCACACCAAACAAGCTCCTTACCGCACCTATGTAATTGGTGTAAAAATATTAGAAGATGCCGTACCAAACGCGCTTTATTGGGATAACTCCGACCCTTACCATTACATTCGACTGGTAAAGGATCATCACCCGGATGCCAACCAGGTTGGTCAGGATACTTATAATGTAATGATTGTGGGTGGAGAAGACCATAAAACCGGCCAGGAAACCGATGAGCGTGAACGATTGCGCTGCTTAGAAGAATGGGTTCGGGAAAAGTTTCCTATGGCGGGCCAGGTAGTGTATCAGTGGTCGGGGCAGGTAATGGAGCCGGTAGATTATTTAGGCTATATTGGTAAAAACCCCGGAGAAGATAATGTATATATTGTTACCGGCGATTCTGGGCACGGTATGACCCATGGCACCATTGGCGGCATTTTAATTACCGATATAATTATGGGACGGACTAATGCCTGGGAAAAATTATATAGTCCTGATCGGGTAACTTTTTCGGGGCCATCGGCTTTGGAGTTTATCAAAGAAAACGTAAATGTTGCGGCGCAATATAAAGATTGGGTAACCCCCGGCGAAATTGGTGGTTTAGAAGGAGCCGTGCCCGGTACTGGCAAAATTATGCGCAAAGGAGTGAATAAAATTGCAGTTTACTGTGATCTGAACGGGGTAATTCACGAACGTTCGGCCGTTTGCCCGCATTTGGGTTGTATAGTTAGCTGGAATAACCTGGAAAAAAGCTGGGATTGCCCTTGCCACGGTTCCCGTTTTGATCCATACGGTAAGGTAATAACTGGTCCGGCACTTTCTGACTTGGGAAAACCTTTTTAA
- a CDS encoding tRNA-binding protein, whose amino-acid sequence MDQISWNDFEKVDLRVGTITEVHAFPEARKPAYKIFIDFGAFGIKKSSAQITVNYAKEELIGRQVVAVVNFPPKQIGKYISEVLITGFEDANGNIVLAQPQSPLPNGTKLM is encoded by the coding sequence ATGGATCAGATTTCCTGGAACGATTTTGAAAAAGTAGACTTACGAGTAGGTACCATTACCGAAGTGCACGCATTTCCGGAAGCTCGCAAGCCTGCTTATAAAATATTTATTGATTTTGGGGCATTTGGAATTAAAAAATCAAGTGCCCAGATAACGGTAAATTATGCAAAAGAAGAATTAATTGGCCGGCAAGTGGTAGCGGTAGTAAACTTTCCGCCCAAGCAGATAGGTAAATATATTTCGGAAGTTTTAATAACTGGTTTTGAAGATGCTAATGGAAACATTGTTTTGGCTCAACCACAAAGCCCATTACCAAATGGCACAAAATTGATGTAG
- a CDS encoding DUF4296 domain-containing protein: MKYFFLVLTLFLLIRCAPAGEPKPAHLLSEEEMTSIMIDVHLAEAQIENAGLPPDSGDAVYRKMHREILQKHQVKEADFNNSYQYYLRNLNGLDKIYEKVIDSLTVRETLSKAKQP, from the coding sequence GTGAAATATTTCTTTTTAGTACTAACGCTTTTTTTACTAATTCGGTGTGCTCCGGCCGGCGAACCTAAACCTGCCCATTTACTCTCCGAAGAAGAAATGACCAGCATTATGATTGACGTGCATTTGGCCGAAGCTCAAATTGAAAATGCTGGTCTACCGCCCGATTCCGGCGATGCCGTTTACCGGAAAATGCACCGTGAAATTCTACAAAAGCACCAGGTTAAAGAAGCTGATTTTAATAACAGCTACCAATACTACTTGCGTAACCTGAACGGACTTGATAAAATTTACGAGAAAGTAATCGACAGCCTCACCGTACGCGAAACGCTATCCAAAGCAAAACAACCGTAG
- a CDS encoding DUF58 domain-containing protein produces MKDLVKKLQKYEIRIRKAINTQMQGNFHSVFKGTGLEFDDVRSYQYGDDVRAIDWNVTAKGHGTFIKTYKEEKEQSVFLILDVSASQAIGTVGQQKIDIGKEICGVLALVAAKQSSQIGIVCVSDQKEKYVKPGLGIEHAYTIIKSIFELKPKSLRTNLAAGIKLALSIIKRRSIIILISDFIDQNYERELTMLAKKHDLVVIQLVDKREVDFPAMGIIPLLDKETGKTIWVNTSSATFQHSYLSTYADNQEKIAKICRKYQANYLTIDTTEEYVPQLVNLFRIRNLMRKSA; encoded by the coding sequence ATGAAAGACCTGGTTAAAAAGCTGCAAAAGTACGAGATTCGCATCAGAAAGGCAATTAACACTCAAATGCAAGGCAATTTTCATTCCGTATTTAAAGGTACCGGGCTGGAATTTGACGATGTGCGCTCCTACCAGTACGGTGATGATGTACGGGCTATTGACTGGAACGTTACGGCCAAAGGCCACGGCACCTTTATTAAAACTTATAAAGAAGAAAAAGAGCAATCCGTTTTTTTAATTCTAGATGTGAGTGCCTCGCAGGCAATTGGTACAGTGGGTCAGCAGAAAATTGATATTGGTAAAGAAATATGCGGTGTTCTGGCTTTAGTAGCGGCCAAGCAAAGCAGCCAGATTGGCATCGTGTGCGTATCGGATCAAAAAGAAAAGTACGTAAAACCTGGATTAGGCATTGAACATGCCTATACTATCATTAAATCTATTTTTGAATTAAAACCAAAATCATTACGCACCAATCTGGCCGCCGGAATTAAATTGGCTTTAAGTATTATTAAACGCCGGAGCATTATTATTCTTATCTCCGATTTTATTGACCAGAATTATGAGCGAGAATTAACTATGCTCGCCAAGAAACACGATTTAGTTGTAATTCAGTTGGTTGATAAACGCGAAGTAGATTTTCCGGCTATGGGCATTATTCCTTTGCTGGATAAAGAAACTGGTAAAACCATTTGGGTAAATACTTCCTCTGCTACTTTTCAGCATAGTTATTTATCTACCTACGCCGACAATCAGGAAAAAATTGCTAAAATTTGCCGGAAATACCAAGCTAATTACCTTACCATTGATACTACAGAGGAATATGTGCCCCAACTTGTCAATCTTTTCAGAATCCGAAATTTAATGCGTAAAAGTGCGTAA
- a CDS encoding vWA domain-containing protein: MLSFPDNAFDWFDLEWFRLATLQSFEWINPIYLYLLPLVPFIFLVRWLTTLRFRKKLDIAFFEGKAKWHWTSILRYIPDIIFGMFALLVMVALARPQRINEVIEQSSEGIDIMLVLDTSGSMELKDFKPNRLDAAKEVALRFIKGRFQDRIGVVVFAGDAYSLAPLTTDYDLLRETIKGIHFKMIPNDGTAIGSALGVAINRMREAVTKSKVCILISDGENTGGNIEPAVAARLAHAFNIRIYTIGIGEDGRVPFDTNEKGEIAYVNTRLDETNLREIAQVADGQFFRATTTNALQEIFRKINLLEKSEIKELRFRNNNDYYQIYLKWAILFLLLWLLSKNTFLSNALED; encoded by the coding sequence ATGTTGTCGTTTCCCGATAATGCCTTCGACTGGTTTGACCTGGAATGGTTTCGACTGGCCACGCTCCAATCTTTCGAATGGATCAATCCTATTTATTTGTACTTGTTGCCTTTAGTACCCTTTATATTTTTAGTACGTTGGCTCACCACGCTTCGGTTCCGCAAAAAGTTAGATATTGCTTTTTTCGAAGGTAAAGCCAAATGGCATTGGACTTCCATCTTACGCTATATTCCGGATATTATTTTTGGCATGTTTGCCTTATTGGTAATGGTAGCCTTAGCCCGGCCTCAGCGGATTAATGAAGTAATCGAACAATCTTCGGAAGGTATTGATATAATGTTGGTGTTAGATACTTCGGGCTCAATGGAGTTAAAAGATTTTAAGCCTAATCGGCTGGATGCTGCTAAAGAAGTAGCTTTGCGCTTTATTAAAGGCCGCTTTCAGGATCGAATTGGAGTAGTTGTTTTTGCCGGCGATGCCTATTCCTTAGCTCCTTTAACTACCGATTATGATTTACTCCGGGAAACCATTAAAGGAATTCATTTTAAAATGATTCCCAACGATGGTACCGCTATTGGCAGTGCCTTAGGTGTAGCCATTAACCGCATGCGCGAAGCAGTTACTAAATCAAAAGTTTGTATTTTAATAAGTGATGGAGAAAATACCGGCGGAAATATTGAACCGGCTGTTGCTGCCAGATTAGCCCATGCCTTTAATATTCGCATTTATACTATTGGAATCGGCGAAGATGGCCGGGTACCATTCGACACCAATGAAAAAGGCGAAATAGCCTACGTAAATACGCGGCTCGACGAAACGAATTTACGTGAAATAGCCCAGGTAGCCGATGGTCAATTTTTCCGGGCAACTACCACCAATGCTTTGCAAGAAATTTTTCGAAAAATCAATCTTTTAGAAAAGTCCGAAATAAAAGAACTACGCTTCCGAAACAACAACGATTACTACCAGATTTATCTTAAATGGGCGATACTTTTTCTGTTGCTCTGGCTTTTATCAAAAAACACTTTCCTGTCGAATGCTCTGGAAGATTAA
- a CDS encoding YggS family pyridoxal phosphate-dependent enzyme: MTIKDNIQSFQQKLAGTNCKLVAVSKTQPIEALQEAYEAGQRIFGENKAQEMAEKFSDLPSNIEWHMLGHLQTNKIKYIAPFVHTIQSVDSLRLLEEIDKHAAKTNRTINCLLQIYIAKEESKFGLSPAEAKELLQSENYQNLKNCVITGVMGIATNTDSENQIRQEFRTLKEIFEDLKNTFFSQDVRFKEISMGMSADFEIAIEEGSTMIRVGSSIFGARNYAK; this comes from the coding sequence ATGACGATAAAGGACAATATTCAAAGCTTTCAGCAAAAGTTAGCTGGCACTAACTGTAAATTAGTAGCTGTATCTAAAACCCAGCCTATTGAAGCCCTGCAAGAAGCGTATGAGGCAGGACAACGTATTTTTGGGGAGAACAAAGCCCAAGAAATGGCAGAAAAGTTTTCGGATTTACCTTCTAACATAGAGTGGCACATGCTTGGGCATTTACAAACAAATAAAATAAAATACATCGCGCCCTTTGTGCATACTATTCAGTCGGTAGACAGCTTGCGCTTACTTGAAGAAATAGATAAACACGCCGCTAAAACTAACCGCACCATAAACTGCCTTTTACAAATATACATTGCTAAGGAAGAATCTAAATTCGGGCTTTCGCCGGCGGAGGCCAAAGAACTACTTCAATCCGAAAATTACCAAAATCTAAAAAATTGTGTCATTACCGGAGTTATGGGAATTGCCACTAATACAGATTCTGAAAACCAAATCCGGCAGGAATTCAGAACATTGAAAGAGATATTTGAGGATTTAAAAAATACTTTTTTTTCTCAGGATGTTCGATTTAAGGAGATATCGATGGGAATGAGTGCGGATTTTGAAATTGCCATAGAAGAAGGCAGTACCATGATCCGGGTAGGATCATCTATCTTTGGCGCTCGTAATTACGCTAAATAA
- a CDS encoding DUF423 domain-containing protein has protein sequence MNQKQSLVTAAILGAITVMIGAFGAHALRPSLEAAGRLDTFETAVKYQMYHTLAILLIGLLQFHVPLKQLRVINLLFLLGILVFSGSLYVLCLTGITVLGAITPFGGVLFIAGWLYLAMAVAKIPAENR, from the coding sequence ATGAATCAAAAACAAAGTTTAGTAACGGCTGCCATATTAGGTGCCATTACTGTTATGATAGGAGCGTTCGGGGCGCATGCACTTCGACCTTCCCTTGAAGCTGCAGGTCGCCTGGATACGTTTGAAACTGCTGTTAAATACCAGATGTATCATACTTTAGCCATTTTACTAATTGGCCTTTTACAGTTTCATGTACCACTTAAGCAACTCCGGGTAATTAATTTACTTTTTCTTTTAGGTATACTTGTATTTTCGGGCTCGCTGTATGTTTTATGCTTAACTGGTATTACAGTATTAGGAGCAATTACTCCATTTGGCGGGGTTTTATTTATTGCCGGCTGGTTGTATTTAGCAATGGCTGTTGCTAAAATTCCTGCTGAAAACAGGTAA
- a CDS encoding DUF1573 domain-containing protein, whose translation MKKLVYLALSLTLGVSVANAQTTAPAAASKVVTNGPAITFVESKHDFGNIKQGDVVEYTFNFKNTGNQPLLISDVGVTCGCTATDYTKEPVAPGKSGYVKAKFNSAYKSGMQNKIITVKSNATAGDAQVAIISNVIVPTEASAKPADAKKN comes from the coding sequence ATGAAAAAATTAGTTTATTTGGCTCTGAGCTTAACTTTAGGCGTTTCAGTTGCTAATGCACAAACTACTGCTCCGGCGGCTGCCAGCAAAGTAGTAACCAATGGACCTGCCATTACTTTCGTAGAAAGCAAGCACGATTTCGGAAATATTAAACAAGGTGATGTAGTTGAATACACTTTCAACTTCAAAAACACCGGTAATCAGCCACTTTTAATTTCAGATGTAGGGGTTACTTGTGGTTGTACTGCTACTGATTACACCAAAGAACCAGTTGCTCCTGGTAAATCTGGTTACGTAAAAGCTAAATTTAATTCTGCTTACAAATCTGGCATGCAGAATAAAATTATTACTGTTAAGTCTAATGCCACTGCCGGTGATGCCCAAGTAGCTATTATTTCTAACGTTATAGTACCTACAGAAGCCTCTGCAAAACCAGCCGACGCAAAAAAGAACTAA
- a CDS encoding ATP-dependent DNA helicase → MRPEEALLKNFPFEPTADQASLFKKLDAFILSRTNGKEVFMLKGFAGTGKTTVLTSLVKILNSFGYKYVLLAPTGRAAKVMSSYSKKPASTIHKKIYRQKNNPFSEGLAFTRQPNRLNNTVFIVDEASMISDEKAFGDNGLLQDLMGYVFEGQNNKLLLIGDTAQLPPVSQTISPSLDAAYLKSNFRCEVYEIELRQVMRQAQQSGILMNATSLREQLRQPEPQLKMHTRPYKDMYRMTGEKLEDGLRYAYDKFGVENTTVICRSNKNANLYNQHIRRQIFFSEDEIGVSDYLMIVRNNYYWLDKNSEIGFMANGDFVEVTKIIRYEEMYGFRFADIRIRFVDYPNEEELEVKIMLDTLYTEAPALPADKNKQLYQEVLKDYSDLSTKRERSQQLKKNPYLNALQVKFAYALTCHKAQGGQWDAVFVDHGYLKEEITGIDFARWLYTAVTRAASELYLVNFNQQLFGD, encoded by the coding sequence ATGCGTCCGGAAGAAGCCTTACTCAAAAATTTTCCGTTCGAACCGACCGCCGATCAGGCGAGCCTATTCAAAAAGTTAGATGCGTTTATTTTAAGCCGCACCAATGGCAAAGAAGTATTTATGCTGAAAGGGTTTGCTGGTACGGGTAAAACTACGGTACTTACTTCTTTAGTAAAAATCTTAAATTCTTTTGGGTATAAGTATGTATTGTTGGCGCCAACCGGCCGGGCCGCCAAAGTAATGTCGTCGTATTCTAAAAAACCGGCTTCTACTATTCATAAAAAAATTTACCGCCAAAAAAATAATCCGTTTTCTGAAGGTTTAGCCTTTACCCGTCAGCCTAACAGATTAAATAACACAGTTTTCATCGTGGACGAAGCTTCTATGATTTCGGACGAGAAAGCATTCGGCGACAATGGCTTGCTGCAAGATTTAATGGGTTATGTTTTTGAGGGCCAAAACAATAAATTATTGCTAATTGGCGATACGGCTCAGCTTCCCCCGGTTAGTCAAACCATTAGTCCTTCGTTAGATGCAGCTTATCTAAAATCTAATTTCCGTTGCGAAGTATACGAGATTGAATTGCGGCAGGTAATGCGGCAAGCGCAGCAATCGGGTATTTTAATGAATGCTACCAGCTTACGGGAACAACTCCGGCAACCGGAACCCCAGCTTAAAATGCATACCCGGCCTTATAAAGATATGTACCGGATGACCGGCGAAAAACTAGAGGATGGATTGCGTTATGCCTACGATAAGTTCGGAGTAGAAAATACAACCGTTATTTGCCGCTCTAATAAAAATGCGAACTTGTACAACCAACATATCCGGCGGCAAATATTTTTTTCGGAAGATGAAATTGGCGTAAGTGATTACCTGATGATCGTGCGCAATAATTATTATTGGTTAGATAAAAATTCAGAAATTGGCTTTATGGCGAACGGTGACTTTGTAGAAGTTACTAAAATTATTCGCTACGAAGAAATGTACGGCTTCCGGTTTGCCGATATCCGCATTCGCTTTGTCGATTACCCGAACGAAGAAGAACTGGAAGTAAAAATTATGCTGGATACTTTGTACACCGAAGCACCGGCTTTACCGGCAGATAAAAATAAACAATTGTACCAGGAAGTATTAAAAGATTACTCGGATTTAAGCACCAAACGCGAACGCAGCCAGCAATTAAAAAAGAACCCGTATTTAAACGCCTTGCAAGTTAAATTTGCATATGCTTTAACTTGCCACAAAGCCCAAGGCGGCCAATGGGATGCCGTATTTGTAGACCATGGCTATTTAAAAGAAGAGATTACCGGCATTGATTTTGCTCGTTGGCTATACACGGCGGTAACACGAGCTGCCTCCGAATTATATTTAGTAAATTTTAATCAGCAACTATTTGGCGATTAA
- a CDS encoding PaaI family thioesterase codes for MIKTLNPDFENTIRERLQNQHFMALVGFKITKIAEGVVEGELLLTTHHQQHKGFVHGGVTATLADITAGLAAVSLVPANHHVVTADLKVSYLNPGLGEKLFARGWVLKQGRKLNFCEAEVYCQRSDKPAILIAKATAIMATIAPEDLEVKN; via the coding sequence ATGATAAAAACCTTGAATCCAGATTTTGAAAACACCATCCGGGAGCGGTTACAAAACCAACATTTTATGGCCTTGGTGGGTTTTAAAATTACTAAAATTGCCGAAGGCGTAGTGGAAGGAGAATTACTATTAACGACCCATCATCAGCAACACAAAGGTTTTGTTCACGGTGGAGTAACCGCTACCCTGGCCGATATTACGGCTGGATTAGCTGCTGTAAGCTTAGTACCAGCCAACCATCATGTGGTAACAGCCGATTTAAAAGTTTCTTATTTAAACCCCGGATTAGGCGAGAAACTTTTTGCGCGTGGTTGGGTGTTAAAACAAGGTCGTAAACTTAATTTTTGTGAAGCTGAAGTTTATTGCCAGAGATCAGACAAGCCTGCAATTTTAATTGCCAAAGCCACTGCTATTATGGCCACTATTGCTCCGGAGGATTTAGAAGTTAAAAATTAG
- a CDS encoding NUDIX domain-containing protein: protein MAATVSEPHYAGKLRVRVCGICLQQDKILLIRHKPFAPNTAGLWSPPGGGLQYGESMQSGLIREFKEETGLDIQVSSFLFINEFISLPLHALEVFFKVEVMGGNLITGHDPELTPDNQLIAEVAFKTLSEIRQIPNDQLHKILHQVKQLDDLLHITNYPNVL from the coding sequence ATGGCAGCTACTGTTTCGGAACCGCATTATGCCGGTAAACTGCGGGTACGTGTTTGCGGTATTTGCCTGCAGCAAGATAAAATTTTACTTATCCGGCATAAACCTTTTGCGCCAAATACAGCGGGCTTGTGGTCGCCGCCGGGAGGTGGTTTACAGTACGGCGAGTCGATGCAAAGTGGTTTAATTCGGGAGTTTAAAGAAGAAACCGGTCTGGACATACAAGTAAGCAGCTTCTTGTTTATTAACGAGTTTATTTCTTTACCCTTGCACGCTTTAGAGGTATTTTTTAAGGTAGAAGTTATGGGAGGAAATTTAATAACCGGGCATGATCCGGAACTTACCCCGGATAACCAATTAATAGCTGAAGTAGCTTTTAAAACCTTGTCGGAAATCAGGCAAATTCCTAACGATCAATTACATAAAATTTTACACCAGGTAAAGCAATTAGATGATTTGCTGCATATAACTAATTACCCCAATGTTTTATAG
- a CDS encoding DUF3822 family protein has product MTTTSYNYQLQTQIIDESFAVINADLYNLYIAASKNSFRFGIEDTIRHKFVALEDYALTNVFTPLQLVQQLRTLITEHAFYSTVKWHQIRIGIKNQKFTFLPGTLFDAKAATTYLKLHAELDEINDRVLSYHHPGTDMVNIFATEHFLGSLLYELFSPQKTQICHQTSALIETLLHITERTAQSKIYAYVEQNYLTLILLKDGNLEFCNVFYYLSPEDFIYFVVFVMQEHKLNPDQDPLQVWGDILHDSDLFDILRKYVRHVQLGKRPTGLSYSYKFEEKFEHRYFELFALHFCE; this is encoded by the coding sequence TTGACTACTACAAGCTATAATTACCAGCTCCAAACGCAAATAATCGACGAGTCCTTTGCTGTTATTAATGCGGATTTGTACAATTTATACATTGCTGCCAGCAAAAATTCTTTTCGCTTCGGCATCGAAGATACTATCCGGCATAAATTTGTTGCTCTTGAAGATTACGCACTTACCAACGTATTTACTCCCCTTCAATTAGTACAACAGTTACGTACCCTTATTACAGAACATGCTTTTTATAGTACGGTAAAATGGCACCAGATTCGGATAGGGATAAAAAATCAAAAATTTACTTTCTTGCCTGGTACGCTTTTCGATGCAAAAGCCGCGACTACTTATTTAAAATTACACGCCGAACTAGACGAAATCAATGACCGGGTATTGAGCTATCACCATCCAGGTACGGATATGGTCAATATTTTTGCTACGGAACATTTTTTGGGTTCTTTGCTTTACGAATTGTTCTCGCCGCAAAAAACGCAAATTTGCCATCAAACGAGTGCCCTTATTGAAACCTTACTCCATATAACGGAACGAACCGCGCAATCAAAAATTTACGCCTACGTAGAACAGAATTACCTTACTTTGATTTTGCTGAAAGATGGTAATCTGGAATTTTGTAATGTGTTTTACTATTTGAGTCCGGAAGATTTTATCTATTTTGTAGTTTTTGTAATGCAAGAGCACAAACTTAACCCCGACCAGGACCCTCTGCAGGTTTGGGGAGATATTCTGCACGACTCGGATTTATTTGATATTTTACGGAAGTACGTACGCCACGTACAGCTCGGAAAAAGGCCAACCGGATTATCATACAGTTACAAATTCGAGGAAAAGTTTGAACACCGTTACTTTGAATTATTTGCTTTACACTTTTGTGAGTAA
- the coaD gene encoding pantetheine-phosphate adenylyltransferase, producing MKRIAIFPGSFDPFTNGHLDVAQRGAVLFDELIIAIGNNSTKQRYMPVEKMIEIISELFREDARIRVQSYKGLTADFARQTGARFLLRGLRNTTDFEYENTIAQANRHVNTGLETVFLITSPHLAAISSSIIREIHSYGGNVDAFIPFRI from the coding sequence ATGAAACGAATTGCCATATTCCCGGGGTCATTCGATCCTTTTACCAACGGCCACTTAGATGTAGCCCAACGAGGAGCGGTCTTGTTCGACGAGTTAATTATTGCTATTGGCAACAACAGCACCAAGCAACGTTATATGCCGGTAGAAAAAATGATTGAGATAATCAGCGAATTATTTCGTGAGGATGCACGCATTCGGGTACAATCGTACAAAGGTTTAACCGCCGATTTTGCCCGGCAAACAGGCGCCCGGTTTTTACTTCGGGGCCTTCGCAATACTACAGATTTTGAGTACGAGAACACCATTGCGCAAGCCAACCGCCACGTAAATACTGGTTTAGAAACAGTATTTTTGATTACATCGCCGCATCTGGCCGCCATTAGCTCTTCTATTATCCGGGAAATTCACTCGTATGGCGGCAACGTAGATGCTTTTATACCATTCCGGATTTAG